A window of the Burkholderia sp. 9120 genome harbors these coding sequences:
- a CDS encoding 4Fe-4S binding protein, whose protein sequence is MSRAMTRPGRLAVAGQWMQRHGSAIRGIQWVVVAVYAFLILVPAVMPLPDDTAHLWTNLTLAAQFVFWGIWWPFVLLSMVMLGRVWCGVLCPEGALAEFASKYGRGWAIPRWMRWGGWPFVAFGITTIYGQMVSVYQYPKAVLLVLGGSTFAAMIIGLLYGREKRVWCKYLCPVNGVFSLLARLAPFHYKVDEDAWRHSYKNGEHGHRVIPINCAPLVPLRNMKGAADCHMCGRCSGHRDAVALTWRAPSTEVVQLGDKQANAWDTALILYGLLGIAIGAFHWTASRWFIDMKMFFATWLVDHDITWPLETNAPWFLFTHYPEQNDVFSWLDGTMVIGYIVATALVYGTALLVLLMGATRMLGRFSTVRLHHLTQGLIPIAGAGVFLGLSATTLSLLRAEHVSLWWASDLRIAILAIANLWSAWLAWLVTRRYSERFVQRGLAMLWFGGALGVVDSAWWLMFWGWASK, encoded by the coding sequence ATGAGTCGCGCGATGACCCGTCCGGGGCGCCTCGCCGTGGCCGGGCAGTGGATGCAGCGTCATGGTTCCGCGATCCGTGGCATCCAGTGGGTGGTGGTGGCGGTGTATGCGTTTCTGATTCTCGTGCCGGCGGTGATGCCGCTGCCGGACGACACCGCGCATCTGTGGACCAACCTGACGCTCGCCGCGCAGTTCGTGTTCTGGGGCATCTGGTGGCCGTTCGTTTTGCTGTCGATGGTGATGCTCGGCCGTGTCTGGTGCGGCGTGCTGTGTCCGGAAGGCGCGCTCGCCGAATTCGCCAGCAAGTACGGTCGCGGCTGGGCGATTCCACGCTGGATGCGTTGGGGCGGCTGGCCGTTCGTCGCGTTCGGCATCACTACGATCTATGGCCAGATGGTGAGCGTCTACCAGTATCCGAAAGCCGTGCTGCTGGTGTTGGGCGGCTCGACGTTCGCGGCGATGATCATCGGTTTGCTGTACGGACGCGAGAAGCGCGTCTGGTGCAAGTACCTGTGCCCCGTCAACGGGGTTTTTTCGCTTCTGGCGCGCCTCGCGCCGTTTCACTACAAAGTCGATGAAGACGCGTGGCGCCATTCGTACAAGAACGGCGAGCATGGGCACCGCGTGATTCCGATCAATTGCGCGCCGCTCGTGCCGTTGCGCAACATGAAGGGTGCGGCGGACTGTCATATGTGCGGCCGTTGCAGCGGCCACCGCGATGCGGTTGCGTTGACGTGGCGCGCGCCGTCGACAGAAGTCGTGCAACTCGGCGACAAGCAGGCGAACGCATGGGACACCGCGTTGATCCTGTACGGTCTGCTCGGCATCGCGATCGGTGCGTTTCATTGGACCGCTTCGCGCTGGTTCATCGACATGAAGATGTTTTTCGCGACCTGGCTTGTCGATCACGACATCACCTGGCCGCTCGAAACCAACGCGCCGTGGTTCCTGTTCACGCATTATCCCGAGCAGAACGATGTGTTTTCGTGGCTCGACGGCACGATGGTGATTGGCTACATCGTCGCCACGGCGCTGGTGTACGGCACCGCGCTGCTGGTGTTGCTGATGGGTGCGACGCGCATGCTGGGGCGCTTTAGCACCGTGCGTCTGCATCATTTGACGCAAGGGCTGATTCCGATTGCCGGCGCCGGTGTGTTTCTTGGTTTGTCGGCTACGACGCTGTCGCTGCTGCGTGCGGAACATGTGTCGTTGTGGTGGGCGTCGGATCTGCGCATCGCCATTCTGGCGATTGCCAACCTGTGGAGCGCGTGGCTCGCGTGGCTGGTGACGCGCCGCTATAGCGAGCGCTTCGTGCAGCGCGGTCTTGCCATGTTGTGGTTCGGCGGGGCGCTGGGGGTGGTCGATAGCGCATGGTGGCTGATGTTCTGGGGCTGGGCTTCCAAATAG
- a CDS encoding cupredoxin domain-containing protein: protein MRIHRKIALLATTALLAGAAHAVDLPTFKLEMNDGKLNPARIEVPAGQRIKIEVHNIGKGAAEFESVQLRKEKVLAPGADSFVVIAPLEPGEYKFFDDFHQQAQGVIVAK from the coding sequence ATGAGAATTCACCGAAAGATCGCGCTTCTCGCCACCACCGCGTTGCTGGCGGGTGCGGCCCATGCCGTCGATTTGCCGACCTTCAAGCTGGAAATGAACGACGGCAAGCTGAACCCGGCTCGCATCGAAGTGCCGGCGGGGCAGCGGATCAAGATCGAAGTGCACAACATCGGCAAAGGCGCCGCCGAATTCGAAAGCGTGCAATTACGCAAAGAGAAAGTGTTGGCGCCCGGCGCGGATTCGTTCGTGGTGATCGCGCCGCTCGAGCCGGGCGAGTACAAGTTTTTCGACGACTTCCACCAGCAGGCGCAGGGCGTGATCGTCGCGAAGTAG
- the uvrB gene encoding excinuclease ABC subunit UvrB yields MSEQHHTEAEDALDESKFVTFEGSPFQLYQPYLPAGDQPTAIDTLVEGVEDGLSFQTLLGVTGSGKTFTMANTIARLGRPAIVFAPNKTLAAQLYSEFREFFPRNAVEYFVSYYDYYQPEAYVPQRDLFIEKDSSINEHIEQMRLSATKSLLERRDVVIVATVSAIYGIGNPSEYHKMILTLRTGDKLGQRDIIARLIAMQYNRNEADFQRGSFRVRGDTIDIFPAEHAEMAVRLELFDDEVETLQLFDPLTGRVRQKIARFTVYPSSHYVTPRDTVMRAVETIKNELRERLEFFYGDGKLVEAQRLEQRTRFDLEMLQELGFCKGIENYSRHFSGAAPGEPPPTLVDYLPPDAIMLLDESHVLIGQLNGMYNGDRARKENLVDYGFRLPSALDNRPLKFNEFERKMRQVVFVSATPADYEQKTAGQVAEQLVRPTGLVDPQIEVRPARSQVDDVLGEINERVKVGDRVLVTVLTKRMAEQLTEFLADHGVKVRYLHSDIDTVERVEIIRDLRLGTFDVLVGINLLREGLDIPEVSLVAILDADKEGFLRSERSLIQTIGRAARNVNGKAILYGDKITDSMRRAIDETERRRTKQTAFNLANGITPRGVVKRIRDIIDGVYNVDDARAELKEQQTRAKFEDMSEKQLAKELKRLEKQMMEHAKNLEFEKAAQTRDQLALLRQRVFGANVGDHISGV; encoded by the coding sequence ATGTCCGAACAACACCACACTGAAGCCGAAGACGCGCTCGACGAATCCAAATTCGTCACGTTCGAAGGCTCGCCGTTCCAGCTCTACCAGCCGTACCTCCCGGCCGGCGACCAGCCCACGGCGATCGACACGCTCGTCGAAGGCGTTGAAGACGGTCTGTCGTTCCAGACGCTGCTCGGCGTGACCGGCTCCGGCAAGACCTTCACGATGGCCAACACGATCGCCCGGCTGGGTCGTCCGGCGATCGTGTTCGCGCCGAACAAGACGCTCGCCGCGCAGCTTTATTCGGAGTTCCGCGAGTTCTTCCCGCGCAACGCGGTCGAGTACTTCGTTTCGTACTACGACTACTACCAGCCGGAAGCGTACGTGCCGCAGCGCGACCTGTTCATCGAAAAGGACTCGTCGATCAACGAGCACATCGAGCAGATGCGGTTATCGGCCACCAAGAGCCTGCTGGAGCGGCGCGACGTGGTGATCGTGGCGACGGTGTCGGCGATTTACGGTATCGGCAATCCGTCCGAGTACCACAAGATGATTCTGACGCTGCGCACCGGTGACAAACTCGGCCAGCGCGACATCATCGCGCGGCTGATCGCGATGCAGTACAACCGCAACGAAGCCGATTTCCAGCGCGGCTCGTTCCGCGTGCGCGGCGACACCATCGACATTTTCCCGGCCGAGCATGCCGAGATGGCGGTGCGCCTCGAACTGTTCGACGACGAAGTCGAAACGCTGCAGCTGTTCGATCCGCTCACCGGCCGCGTGCGGCAGAAGATTGCGCGTTTCACGGTGTATCCGTCGTCGCACTATGTAACGCCGCGCGATACGGTGATGCGCGCGGTCGAAACCATCAAGAACGAGTTGCGCGAGCGGCTCGAATTCTTCTATGGCGACGGCAAACTGGTCGAAGCGCAGCGCCTCGAGCAGCGCACCCGCTTCGATCTGGAAATGCTGCAGGAGCTGGGCTTCTGCAAAGGCATCGAAAACTACTCGCGGCATTTTTCGGGCGCGGCGCCCGGCGAGCCGCCGCCTACGCTGGTCGACTACCTGCCGCCGGACGCGATCATGCTGCTCGACGAATCGCACGTGCTGATCGGCCAGTTGAACGGCATGTACAACGGCGACCGGGCGCGCAAGGAGAACCTCGTCGACTACGGTTTCCGTTTGCCGTCGGCGTTGGACAACCGGCCGCTCAAGTTCAACGAGTTCGAGCGCAAGATGCGCCAGGTGGTGTTCGTGTCGGCCACGCCGGCGGATTACGAGCAGAAAACCGCCGGGCAGGTGGCCGAGCAACTGGTGCGACCCACTGGGCTCGTCGATCCGCAAATCGAGGTGCGGCCGGCCCGCAGCCAGGTCGACGACGTGCTCGGCGAGATCAACGAGCGCGTCAAGGTCGGCGATCGTGTACTGGTCACCGTGCTGACCAAGCGCATGGCCGAGCAGTTGACCGAGTTTCTGGCCGATCACGGCGTCAAGGTGCGCTATCTGCACAGCGACATCGACACGGTGGAGCGGGTTGAAATCATCCGCGATTTGCGCCTGGGCACGTTCGACGTGCTGGTCGGGATCAACCTGCTGCGCGAAGGGCTGGATATTCCGGAAGTGTCGCTGGTCGCGATTCTCGACGCGGACAAGGAAGGCTTTCTGCGCTCTGAGCGCTCGCTGATCCAGACCATCGGCCGGGCGGCGCGCAACGTGAACGGCAAGGCGATTCTGTACGGCGACAAGATAACCGACTCGATGCGTCGCGCGATCGACGAAACCGAGCGGCGGCGCACCAAGCAGACCGCCTTCAATCTCGCGAACGGCATTACGCCGCGCGGGGTGGTCAAGCGGATTCGCGACATTATCGACGGCGTGTACAACGTCGACGACGCGCGCGCCGAACTGAAGGAACAGCAAACGCGCGCGAAGTTCGAGGACATGTCCGAAAAGCAGCTCGCCAAGGAACTCAAGCGCCTCGAAAAGCAGATGATGGAGCACGCCAAGAATCTGGAATTCGAGAAAGCGGCGCAGACCCGCGACCAATTGGCGCTGCTGCGCCAACGCGTGTTCGGCGCGAACGTCGGCGATCACATCTCCGGCGTCTGA
- a CDS encoding aldo/keto reductase, translating into MNYRRLGRSGLQVSELSIGSWVTYGNQVDHGAARESLAAARDAGVNFFDNAEVYAGGKSEEIMGQALKELAWPRVSYVVSTKFFWGLSEAPNQYHTLNRKYLMNAIDASLKRLQLDYVDLVFCHRPDPNTPVEETVWAMSDMITRGKALYWGTSEWSADEIRAAYDIAERHHLHKPVMEQPQYNLFHRKRVEQEYKRLYEDIGLGLTTWSPLASGLLTGKYRDGVPADSRAQLQGYDWLRKQLTDSGKNNVVGKLGEVADELDCTIGQLAIAWLLKNPHVSTVITGASRVEQIGENMQSAEVATRITPEIKQKIEDIIGDAYD; encoded by the coding sequence ATGAATTATCGACGTCTGGGCCGCTCTGGCCTGCAAGTCAGCGAACTGTCCATCGGCTCGTGGGTCACCTACGGCAATCAGGTCGACCATGGCGCGGCGCGTGAATCGCTCGCGGCGGCGCGCGACGCCGGTGTCAATTTTTTCGATAACGCCGAGGTCTACGCGGGCGGCAAGTCGGAAGAAATCATGGGCCAGGCGCTCAAGGAACTGGCGTGGCCGCGCGTGAGCTACGTCGTGTCGACCAAATTCTTCTGGGGACTTTCGGAAGCGCCGAATCAATACCACACGCTGAACCGTAAATACCTGATGAACGCGATCGACGCGTCGCTCAAGCGTCTGCAGCTCGATTATGTCGATCTCGTGTTCTGTCATCGTCCTGACCCGAACACGCCCGTCGAGGAAACCGTCTGGGCCATGAGCGACATGATCACGCGCGGCAAGGCGCTGTACTGGGGCACGTCCGAATGGAGCGCCGACGAAATTCGCGCGGCCTACGACATCGCCGAGCGTCATCATCTGCACAAGCCGGTCATGGAGCAGCCGCAATACAACCTGTTTCACCGCAAACGCGTCGAACAGGAATACAAGCGGCTTTATGAGGACATCGGTCTTGGACTGACCACGTGGAGTCCGCTCGCGTCCGGTCTGCTGACCGGCAAATACCGCGACGGCGTGCCCGCCGATAGCCGCGCACAGTTGCAAGGCTACGACTGGTTGCGCAAGCAACTGACCGACTCGGGCAAGAACAATGTTGTCGGCAAACTCGGCGAAGTGGCCGACGAGCTGGACTGCACGATCGGTCAACTGGCAATCGCCTGGCTTCTGAAGAATCCGCATGTGAGCACGGTGATCACCGGTGCATCGCGGGTCGAACAGATCGGCGAGAACATGCAATCCGCCGAAGTGGCCACGCGAATCACGCCGGAGATCAAGCAGAAGATCGAAGACATTATCGGCGACGCGTACGACTGA
- a CDS encoding iron transporter has product MRISSFVRGGAAAVAAVAALSATAAEYPIGKQQIQGGMEIGAVYLQPITMEPEGMMRKASDSDVHLEADIHAVKNNPTGFAEGDWMPYLQVRYELTKAGSNQTQKGDMMAMVANDGPHYGDNVKLQGPGKYHLKLIVEAPMQTGHMAFGRHVDKETGVGAWFKPITLDYDFTFAGIGKKGGY; this is encoded by the coding sequence ATGCGGATTTCTTCATTTGTGCGCGGTGGCGCAGCAGCAGTGGCCGCCGTCGCGGCGCTCTCGGCAACGGCCGCGGAATATCCGATCGGCAAGCAGCAGATCCAGGGCGGCATGGAGATCGGCGCCGTCTACCTGCAGCCGATCACGATGGAACCCGAAGGCATGATGCGCAAGGCGTCGGATTCGGACGTTCATCTGGAAGCCGACATTCACGCAGTTAAAAACAATCCGACCGGTTTCGCCGAAGGCGACTGGATGCCGTATCTGCAAGTGCGTTACGAACTGACGAAAGCCGGTTCGAATCAGACGCAGAAGGGCGACATGATGGCGATGGTCGCCAACGACGGTCCGCACTACGGCGATAACGTCAAGCTGCAAGGCCCGGGCAAATACCACCTGAAGTTGATCGTCGAGGCGCCGATGCAAACGGGCCACATGGCTTTCGGCCGCCACGTCGACAAGGAAACCGGCGTGGGCGCGTGGTTCAAGCCGATCACGCTCGACTACGACTTCACCTTCGCCGGTATCGGCAAGAAGGGCGGCTACTGA
- a CDS encoding amino acid aminotransferase, with translation MSLFSAVELAPRDPILGLNEAFNADARATKVNLGVGVYFNEEGKIPLLRAVREAERARVEAALPRGYLPIEGIAAYDAAVQTLLLGNDSALIAAGRVVTAQALGGTGALKIGADFLKRLDPNAKVAISDPSWENHRALFESAGFEVLSYPYYDAQTHGVNFEGMLSALNSYAAGTVVVLHACCHNPTGVDLSVEQWKQVVEVVKARNLVPFLDIAYQGFGDNIESDAAAVRLFAASELNVFVSSSFSKSFSLYGERIGALSIITASKEESSRVLSQLKRVIRTNYSNPPTHGGSVVAAVLASADLRATWETELGEMRDRIRAMRNGLVERLKASGVDRDFSFVNAQRGMFSYSGLTAPQVDRLREEFGIYAVSTGRICVAALNTRNLDVVASAIAHVLK, from the coding sequence ATGTCTCTGTTCTCCGCCGTCGAACTTGCTCCCCGCGACCCGATTCTGGGCCTGAACGAAGCTTTTAACGCCGATGCGCGCGCCACCAAGGTCAATCTTGGCGTCGGCGTGTACTTCAATGAAGAAGGCAAGATTCCGCTGCTGCGCGCCGTGCGCGAAGCCGAACGGGCGCGCGTCGAAGCCGCGCTGCCGCGCGGCTATCTGCCGATCGAAGGCATCGCCGCCTACGACGCAGCCGTGCAAACGCTGCTGCTCGGCAACGACTCGGCGCTGATCGCGGCCGGTCGCGTCGTGACGGCGCAGGCACTGGGCGGCACGGGCGCGCTGAAGATCGGCGCGGACTTCCTGAAGCGCCTTGACCCGAACGCCAAGGTCGCGATCAGCGACCCGAGCTGGGAAAACCACCGCGCGCTGTTTGAAAGCGCAGGCTTTGAAGTCCTGTCGTACCCGTACTACGACGCGCAAACGCATGGCGTGAACTTCGAAGGCATGCTGAGCGCGCTGAACAGCTACGCGGCGGGCACGGTCGTCGTGCTGCACGCGTGCTGCCACAACCCGACCGGCGTCGACCTCAGCGTCGAGCAATGGAAGCAGGTGGTCGAAGTCGTCAAGGCGCGCAATCTGGTGCCGTTCCTCGACATCGCATATCAGGGTTTCGGCGACAACATCGAATCGGACGCAGCCGCCGTGCGCCTGTTCGCCGCGTCGGAACTGAACGTGTTCGTGTCGTCGTCGTTCTCGAAGTCGTTCTCGCTGTACGGCGAGCGCATCGGCGCGCTGTCCATCATCACCGCGAGCAAGGAAGAATCGTCGCGCGTGCTGTCGCAACTCAAGCGCGTGATCCGCACGAACTACTCGAACCCGCCCACGCATGGCGGCTCGGTGGTCGCTGCGGTGCTCGCGTCGGCCGATCTGCGCGCCACGTGGGAAACGGAACTGGGCGAAATGCGCGACCGTATCCGCGCCATGCGCAACGGTCTGGTCGAACGCCTGAAGGCAAGCGGCGTGGATCGCGACTTCAGCTTCGTAAACGCACAACGCGGCATGTTCTCGTACTCGGGTCTGACGGCGCCGCAAGTGGACCGTCTGCGCGAAGAGTTCGGCATCTATGCAGTGAGCACCGGCCGTATCTGCGTGGCTGCGCTGAACACGCGCAATCTCGACGTCGTGGCTAGCGCGATCGCTCACGTGTTGAAGTAA
- a CDS encoding patatin-like phospholipase family protein: MAQRNLKRARVGAPGDGEGEGAGPAPAAHPGRHLHLPKYETVALVLQGGGALGAYQAGVYQGLYEAGIEPNWLAGISIGALNTAIIAGNPPEKRVERLLQFWETICQPAFGPPLPAFIEHALFNSSEAIRKAFTATQAMGAIVEGQKGFFVPRFPPPLPTVSGPPQMASYYDTTPLKATLEAMCDFDRINSKEMRVSVGAVNCGTGNFAYFDNTHTTLRPEHFMASGALPPGFAAVEIDGQYYWDGGLMSNTPLYEVMQSTPRHDTLAFQVDLWSAIGPVPDNITDVQGRMKDIQYSSRTRLVTDMLQRSQRFRHVLREVLDRVPSDQRDDPWCKLADDLSCSKRYNVMHLIYRQKEYEGHFKDFQFGLTTMREHWQSGLDDIHRSLAQPDWLDMPDNDAGFVTHDIHRDSR, encoded by the coding sequence ATGGCGCAACGCAATCTCAAGCGGGCGCGCGTAGGTGCGCCCGGCGACGGGGAAGGCGAGGGCGCGGGTCCCGCGCCCGCTGCACACCCCGGCCGGCACCTCCATTTGCCCAAGTACGAAACCGTCGCCCTGGTGCTGCAAGGCGGTGGCGCATTGGGCGCCTACCAGGCCGGCGTCTATCAAGGGCTCTACGAGGCCGGCATCGAGCCCAACTGGCTGGCGGGTATTTCGATCGGCGCGTTGAATACGGCGATCATCGCCGGCAATCCACCGGAGAAGCGTGTCGAACGGCTGCTGCAGTTCTGGGAGACGATCTGCCAGCCGGCATTCGGTCCGCCGCTGCCGGCCTTTATCGAACACGCGCTCTTCAATTCCAGCGAGGCGATACGCAAGGCTTTCACGGCCACCCAGGCGATGGGCGCTATTGTCGAAGGGCAAAAGGGATTCTTTGTGCCACGTTTCCCGCCGCCGTTGCCCACGGTGTCCGGGCCGCCGCAAATGGCCAGCTACTACGACACCACGCCGCTGAAGGCTACGCTTGAAGCGATGTGCGATTTCGACCGGATCAACTCGAAGGAAATGCGCGTGTCGGTGGGGGCGGTCAATTGCGGTACGGGGAATTTCGCGTACTTCGATAACACGCATACCACGCTGAGGCCTGAGCATTTCATGGCATCGGGTGCGTTGCCGCCGGGCTTCGCGGCGGTCGAGATCGACGGTCAGTACTACTGGGACGGCGGTTTGATGTCGAATACGCCGCTCTACGAGGTGATGCAGTCCACGCCGCGTCACGACACGCTCGCGTTCCAGGTCGATCTGTGGAGCGCGATCGGGCCGGTGCCGGACAACATCACCGACGTTCAGGGGCGCATGAAGGACATTCAGTACTCGAGCCGTACGCGTCTCGTGACCGATATGCTGCAGCGGTCGCAGCGTTTCCGGCACGTGTTGCGCGAAGTGCTGGACCGCGTACCGTCCGATCAGCGCGACGATCCGTGGTGCAAGCTGGCCGACGATCTATCGTGCTCGAAGCGCTACAACGTGATGCATCTCATCTATCGGCAAAAGGAGTACGAAGGGCATTTCAAGGACTTCCAGTTCGGCCTGACGACGATGCGCGAACACTGGCAAAGCGGTCTCGACGATATCCACCGTTCGCTTGCGCAACCCGATTGGCTCGACATGCCGGATAACGATGCGGGTTTTGTCACGCACGATATTCATCGCGATTCACGTTGA
- the rlmJ gene encoding 23S rRNA (adenine(2030)-N(6))-methyltransferase RlmJ, translating into MLSYRHAFHAGNHADVLKHAVVLQLLRYLGQKDKAYWYIDTHAGAGVYSLKEGYAVKTGEFQTGIAKLWERNDLPPLFADYVDEVAALNPDGQLRFYPGSPYIAWRQLREQDRMRLFELHTTEIDVLRHNFRDAGRRAMLYAGDGFDGILALLPPAPRRALVLLDPSYEDKRDYTRTLRCVDESLKRFPTGTYAVWYPQVRRLESQRFPDQLKKLQERNWLHVSLTVSNPPEDGFGLFGSGMFILNPPYTLAKTLKDQMPWLVKALGEDKAAQFKVEYRGD; encoded by the coding sequence ATGCTTAGCTACCGCCACGCCTTTCACGCAGGCAATCACGCCGACGTCCTGAAACACGCCGTCGTGTTGCAGCTCTTGCGCTATCTCGGTCAGAAGGACAAAGCCTACTGGTATATCGACACGCATGCGGGCGCCGGCGTCTATTCGCTGAAGGAAGGCTACGCGGTCAAAACCGGCGAGTTCCAGACCGGCATCGCCAAACTGTGGGAGCGCAACGATCTGCCGCCGTTGTTCGCCGATTACGTCGACGAAGTGGCCGCGCTCAATCCGGACGGCCAACTGCGCTTCTACCCCGGTTCGCCCTACATTGCGTGGCGGCAGTTGCGCGAGCAGGACCGCATGCGTCTGTTCGAACTGCACACCACCGAAATCGACGTGCTGCGCCACAATTTCCGCGACGCGGGCCGCCGGGCCATGCTGTATGCCGGCGACGGCTTCGACGGCATCCTCGCGTTGCTGCCGCCGGCGCCGCGCCGTGCGCTGGTGCTGCTCGATCCGTCGTACGAGGACAAACGCGATTACACGCGCACGTTACGCTGCGTCGATGAGAGCCTGAAGCGCTTTCCGACCGGTACCTATGCGGTCTGGTATCCGCAGGTGCGGCGCCTTGAATCGCAGCGCTTTCCCGATCAACTGAAGAAGTTGCAGGAGCGTAACTGGCTGCACGTGAGCCTGACGGTGAGCAATCCGCCGGAAGATGGTTTTGGCCTGTTCGGTAGCGGCATGTTCATTCTGAACCCGCCGTATACGCTGGCCAAAACGCTTAAAGATCAGATGCCGTGGCTGGTTAAGGCGCTCGGTGAAGACAAGGCCGCGCAGTTCAAGGTCGAGTATCGCGGCGACTAA
- a CDS encoding FTR1 family protein: MGQILFIVWRESVEALLVVGILYAWLKNGDDDARRGLPYLWGGVVAGLIAAVALGAALVGFTEVLSGDAQDYFQTAMVLVACVLIVQMVLWMKQHGRSLKRDMEQSLQKSQRDSNWWGVALLVALAIAREGSETVIFLYGLGFGQSGHVDGSQMLAVVIGLGLAFLTFYVLQLGGKFFSWRLFFRVTEIMLLFLGAGLFQTGVDKLIDKEFLPTLVDQMWNSSAILDDSSTVGSLVATLTGYRAHPALMNLLAYAVYWAVVYLLVRRANRKPAQQAAGRAA; this comes from the coding sequence ATGGGTCAGATTCTATTCATCGTGTGGCGGGAAAGTGTCGAGGCGTTGCTGGTCGTCGGCATCCTGTACGCGTGGCTGAAAAATGGCGACGACGATGCGCGTCGCGGTTTGCCGTACCTGTGGGGCGGCGTGGTGGCCGGTTTGATCGCGGCCGTGGCGCTCGGCGCCGCGCTGGTCGGTTTCACCGAAGTGCTGTCCGGCGACGCACAGGATTATTTCCAGACCGCGATGGTGCTGGTCGCCTGCGTGCTGATCGTGCAGATGGTGCTGTGGATGAAGCAGCACGGCCGCTCGCTCAAGCGCGACATGGAACAGTCGCTGCAGAAAAGCCAGCGCGATTCGAACTGGTGGGGCGTCGCGTTGCTGGTGGCGCTGGCGATCGCGCGCGAGGGCAGCGAGACGGTGATCTTTCTGTACGGGCTGGGTTTCGGTCAATCGGGTCACGTGGACGGCAGTCAGATGCTCGCGGTCGTGATCGGCCTCGGTCTCGCCTTTCTGACCTTCTATGTGCTGCAACTGGGCGGCAAGTTCTTTTCGTGGCGGCTGTTTTTCCGCGTCACCGAAATCATGCTGCTGTTCCTTGGCGCGGGGTTGTTTCAGACCGGCGTCGACAAGCTGATCGACAAGGAATTTCTGCCGACGCTCGTCGACCAGATGTGGAATTCGTCGGCGATTCTCGATGATTCGAGCACCGTCGGTTCGCTGGTCGCGACGCTCACCGGTTATCGCGCGCATCCGGCGTTGATGAATCTGCTCGCTTATGCCGTGTACTGGGCGGTTGTCTACCTGCTGGTGCGTCGTGCGAATCGCAAGCCGGCGCAGCAAGCGGCGGGGCGCGCAGCATGA
- a CDS encoding 3-hydroxybutyrate dehydrogenase translates to MSSLNTNLNGKVAVVTGAASGIGKQIALTLSAAGAAVAIADLNQDGANAVAEEINQGGGKAIGVAMDVTNEDAVNQGIDKVAAEFGSIDILISNAGIQIVNPIENYSFSDWKKMQAIHVDGAFLTTKAALKHMYKDDRGGIVIYMGSVHSHEASPLKSAYVTAKHALLGLSRVLAKEGAKHNVRSHVVCPGFVRTPLVDKQIPEQAKELGISEEDVIKRVMLGGTVDGIFTTVEDVAQTVLFLSTFPTAALTGQSFIVSHGWYMQ, encoded by the coding sequence ATGTCGTCACTGAACACGAATCTGAATGGCAAAGTCGCGGTAGTCACCGGTGCTGCTAGCGGCATCGGCAAGCAGATTGCGCTCACCCTTTCGGCAGCGGGCGCGGCGGTCGCGATCGCCGACCTGAATCAGGACGGGGCGAACGCCGTCGCTGAAGAAATCAACCAGGGCGGCGGCAAGGCAATCGGCGTGGCCATGGACGTCACGAACGAAGACGCCGTCAACCAGGGCATCGACAAGGTTGCCGCCGAATTCGGCTCGATCGATATTCTGATTTCCAACGCCGGCATCCAGATCGTTAATCCAATCGAAAACTATTCGTTTTCCGACTGGAAGAAAATGCAGGCGATTCACGTGGACGGCGCTTTCCTGACCACCAAGGCTGCACTCAAGCACATGTACAAAGACGATCGCGGCGGCATCGTGATCTACATGGGCTCGGTCCATTCGCATGAAGCGTCGCCGCTGAAGTCCGCTTACGTGACCGCCAAGCATGCGTTGCTGGGCCTCTCTCGCGTGCTGGCCAAGGAAGGCGCGAAGCACAACGTGCGTTCGCACGTGGTGTGTCCGGGTTTCGTGCGCACGCCGCTGGTCGACAAGCAGATTCCCGAGCAGGCCAAAGAACTCGGCATCAGCGAAGAAGACGTGATCAAGCGCGTGATGCTGGGCGGCACGGTCGACGGCATCTTCACCACGGTGGAAGACGTCGCGCAGACGGTGCTGTTCCTCTCCACCTTCCCGACGGCGGCGCTGACCGGCCAGTCCTTTATTGTGAGCCACGGCTGGTACATGCAATAA
- a CDS encoding DUF3563 family protein → MFAYILEKLSTWFEAAERNRREAYLASSSDIVQLEQRIRTLETNGYSL, encoded by the coding sequence ATGTTTGCATACATTCTTGAAAAGCTGAGCACCTGGTTTGAAGCCGCAGAACGTAACCGTCGTGAAGCCTACCTGGCATCGTCGTCGGATATCGTTCAGTTGGAACAACGCATCCGCACGCTCGAAACCAACGGCTACTCGCTGTAA